In Paenibacillus algicola, a genomic segment contains:
- a CDS encoding tetratricopeptide repeat protein, producing MFQHVFDEMNNMFDEIVKHYPAAQGPQKQALVHNWNLLKQMSDGIIDEWLRFEERMAVFRENTAAPPGFPPTGSPELQLETFIRGQGYYKLLMFEPALSQFTAAAESYPDSPLIRLYLAMSHLHLGETSEAARQLLGMLPGAEDKKLKAIIYNAMGCIQVIQGARDKASEFFTLAIQQDPTLPDPLNNLQVCHQKRGELQYGSPLISLL from the coding sequence ATGTTTCAGCATGTATTCGATGAAATGAACAACATGTTCGATGAAATTGTGAAGCATTACCCTGCCGCTCAAGGCCCCCAAAAGCAAGCGCTGGTGCACAATTGGAATTTGCTCAAGCAGATGAGTGACGGCATCATTGACGAGTGGCTCCGCTTCGAGGAGAGAATGGCGGTGTTTCGTGAGAACACGGCTGCACCTCCGGGATTTCCGCCGACCGGATCGCCGGAGCTGCAGCTGGAGACGTTTATCCGGGGACAGGGCTATTACAAGCTGCTGATGTTTGAGCCTGCCTTATCTCAATTCACGGCAGCGGCCGAATCATACCCGGACAGTCCTTTAATCCGGCTCTACCTTGCCATGTCCCATCTGCATCTGGGGGAAACGTCAGAGGCTGCAAGGCAGCTGCTCGGGATGCTCCCTGGTGCAGAGGACAAGAAGCTGAAGGCCATCATTTACAATGCAATGGGCTGTATACAGGTGATTCAGGGAGCAAGGGATAAGGCCTCAGAGTTCTTTACTCTGGCGATTCAACAGGATCCTACATTGCCGGATCCTCTGAACAACCTGCAGGTCTGCCACCAAAAGCGGGGAGAACTGCAGTACGGAAGTCCGCTGATCTCGCTGTTATAA
- the dinG gene encoding ATP-dependent DNA helicase DinG: MKYAVLDFETTGSHSTDEIIQVGLAIIEEGGHISRVFGSYVNPGIPIPPFITGLTGITEQDVKDAPMLEEMMMQLVPLLDDVILVGHNVTFDFNFLQNALDRCGYLPFSGRILDTIHFLKICFPSLHTYQLGMVSAEFGLQHDRPHQADSDALATAHILLKCFEELEKLPLLTIQRLADLFVDEDSDMGWFFDGLREERERHPVDEESELGYTFYRQLALAVEDWTDIPPVRDEEEGNPLKNVGFPEFMEQVQRNLQQTLSHYESREAQEMMFNKVMEALDERKHLLIEAGTGTGKSLGYLLPSIYQSVKQEEKVIVSTHTINLQEQLRERDVPLLNQVVPFPFKAAVFKGRQHYLCLRKFEHKINRKDFASPKEDVIIAAQMLVWLTQTQTGDDEELNLGGRNGEFWDSVSSDSDSCLGRACPWFKKCYYHRARHEAGLADVVITNHSKLFTDVKANHQLLPPYENLVIDEAHQLEEVAGKHLGLNVKYFSVVHTLMRLYKDSKNGQLPALRQLLQLSGHEKSGDWTAVVDRLIPDLISVKEHWDRLSEQLFQLIPERGDALPGDAGQYTLRLSKSKLPKAWTELQQIEHQIYLTLGELSRQGDVLIQELREDLDDYSADSLVTDLNGLFKDLATHREELRFFMSLTHEETVYWMEANSSYRSKSLQLYAVPIDVSQQLKALFFDKKQSVILTSATLSVDKSFQYMIDNLGLQEASEQSRLDTVQLPSPFQYREQALLIVPRDFPSVKGTVGDPKFLSSLVQSLADAAVATQGRMMVLFTSYKMLRQVYEPLKELLQSRDIHVLGQGMDGVSRSKLIRRFQDSGPSVLLGTSSFWEGVDIPGEALTCLAIVRLPFQPPSHPLVEAKSELLQQQKKNPFMKLSVPQAVIRFKQGFGRLVRTANDRGIVIVYDTRIIESYYGKYFLYSLPGPKMEHMRSDQMVSRIEEWLQPDS; encoded by the coding sequence ATGAAATATGCTGTGTTGGACTTTGAAACGACGGGCAGCCATTCCACAGATGAGATTATCCAGGTAGGCCTGGCGATCATCGAAGAAGGCGGCCATATTTCCCGTGTATTCGGATCGTATGTAAACCCGGGAATCCCGATACCTCCCTTTATCACCGGACTGACTGGGATCACGGAGCAGGATGTTAAAGATGCTCCGATGCTGGAAGAGATGATGATGCAGCTCGTTCCTTTACTGGACGATGTGATATTGGTTGGCCACAATGTAACGTTTGACTTTAATTTTTTGCAGAATGCACTGGATCGCTGCGGGTACCTGCCCTTCAGCGGCCGGATTCTGGACACTATACATTTTCTCAAAATATGCTTCCCCTCTTTGCACACCTACCAGCTGGGCATGGTTTCTGCTGAGTTCGGGCTGCAGCATGACCGGCCGCATCAGGCCGACAGCGACGCATTGGCAACAGCACATATTCTGCTGAAATGTTTCGAGGAGCTGGAGAAGCTGCCCTTGCTGACTATTCAAAGGCTGGCTGATCTGTTTGTCGATGAGGACAGCGATATGGGCTGGTTCTTTGATGGCTTGAGAGAAGAGCGGGAGCGTCATCCGGTGGATGAGGAGAGTGAGCTCGGCTATACGTTCTATCGTCAGCTTGCCCTGGCTGTAGAGGACTGGACAGATATTCCGCCTGTACGTGATGAAGAGGAGGGTAACCCGCTCAAGAACGTGGGTTTTCCGGAATTTATGGAGCAGGTTCAGCGCAATTTACAGCAAACGCTATCTCATTATGAGAGCCGTGAAGCGCAGGAAATGATGTTCAACAAGGTCATGGAGGCCTTGGATGAACGCAAGCATCTGCTGATTGAGGCAGGAACCGGAACAGGCAAATCGCTCGGCTATTTGCTGCCCTCCATTTATCAGAGCGTCAAGCAGGAAGAGAAGGTCATTGTCAGCACCCATACGATTAATCTGCAGGAGCAGCTGCGGGAGCGGGATGTGCCTCTTCTGAATCAGGTTGTGCCCTTTCCTTTCAAAGCAGCCGTCTTCAAGGGAAGGCAGCATTATTTGTGTTTGCGAAAATTTGAACATAAAATAAACAGAAAAGACTTCGCCTCTCCGAAGGAAGATGTTATCATTGCTGCTCAAATGCTGGTGTGGCTGACTCAGACCCAGACGGGAGATGATGAGGAGCTGAATCTGGGCGGACGAAACGGCGAGTTCTGGGATAGTGTGTCCAGCGACTCCGATTCCTGCCTGGGCAGAGCCTGTCCCTGGTTCAAGAAATGCTACTACCACCGGGCGAGACATGAAGCAGGCTTGGCAGATGTCGTCATTACCAATCATTCCAAGCTATTTACGGATGTGAAGGCCAACCATCAGCTGCTGCCTCCCTACGAGAACCTTGTCATTGATGAGGCGCATCAGCTGGAAGAGGTGGCTGGCAAGCATTTGGGACTGAACGTGAAATATTTCTCGGTCGTGCATACGCTGATGCGTCTGTACAAGGACAGCAAGAACGGCCAGCTTCCGGCGCTTCGGCAGCTGCTCCAGCTCTCCGGCCATGAGAAATCTGGAGATTGGACTGCGGTTGTGGATCGGCTGATCCCCGATCTTATTAGCGTGAAAGAGCATTGGGACCGGCTTAGTGAGCAGCTGTTCCAGCTCATTCCGGAGAGAGGGGATGCTCTTCCCGGCGACGCAGGACAATATACGCTGCGGCTGTCCAAGTCGAAGCTGCCGAAGGCCTGGACCGAGCTGCAGCAGATCGAGCATCAGATCTACTTGACCCTGGGAGAGTTATCCCGTCAGGGAGATGTGCTGATCCAGGAGCTCAGAGAAGATCTGGATGATTACAGCGCTGACAGTCTGGTGACGGATCTGAACGGCTTGTTTAAGGACCTCGCCACCCATCGGGAGGAGCTGCGCTTTTTTATGAGCCTGACTCACGAGGAAACGGTATACTGGATGGAGGCCAACAGCAGCTATCGCAGCAAGTCACTTCAGCTCTATGCTGTCCCGATTGACGTATCACAGCAGCTGAAGGCATTATTCTTTGATAAGAAGCAAAGTGTGATTCTCACCTCTGCGACCCTGTCTGTCGATAAATCATTCCAATATATGATTGACAACCTGGGGCTGCAGGAGGCCTCGGAACAGAGCCGTCTGGACACCGTGCAGCTGCCTTCTCCGTTTCAGTACCGGGAGCAGGCGCTGCTCATTGTCCCCCGGGACTTCCCGAGCGTGAAGGGAACGGTGGGAGATCCCAAATTTCTCAGCAGCCTGGTGCAGTCGCTGGCTGACGCGGCCGTGGCGACCCAGGGCCGAATGATGGTGCTGTTCACTTCCTACAAAATGCTGAGACAAGTCTATGAACCGTTAAAGGAGCTGCTGCAGTCCCGTGATATTCACGTCCTGGGACAGGGGATGGACGGCGTGAGTCGAAGCAAGCTGATCCGGCGGTTTCAAGATAGCGGTCCCTCGGTTCTTCTGGGCACGAGCTCCTTCTGGGAAGGTGTTGATATTCCAGGAGAGGCCCTTACCTGCCTGGCCATTGTCCGCCTTCCCTTTCAGCCGCCAAGCCACCCGCTGGTTGAAGCGAAGAGTGAGCTGCTGCAGCAGCAGAAGAAGAATCCGTTTATGAAGCTGTCTGTCCCGCAAGCAGTCATCCGCTTCAAGCAAGGGTTCGGCCGCCTCGTCCGAACTGCAAATGACCGCGGCATCGTCATTGTTTATGATACAAGAATTATTGAATCCTATTACGGCAAGTATTTTCTGTACTCTTTACCCGGACCGAAAATGGAGCATATGCGATCTGATCAGATGGTATCTCGGATTGAGGAATGGCTTCAGCCTGATTCATGA